The genomic DNA ATCAGATATATTTGTGCCAAAGTGTGAACTTTTCTCTTCCCGTATCCTTCACACAGCCCCTTAAGTTATTTGGTTACTGATTATCACGCAAAATTACTGATAATTCCTCTTACTTAATTTCTTATCATCTTCTGACCAATTTACAATTTTGCATTTCGGAGTATCCTGAAGCATGTAGATCAAATTACACACCTTCTAAAACTTACCGTTTTTTGCCTGATCTTTTCGGAAATTCACTTTGTCCGAATCCCATATCTCACGCAAGACTTGCCCTGCACCGGGTCGTAAACTATCAGCTTCtgccacacatttttcaaattccttTCTTCCCATGGGTGTAGATTCAACTCGCTCCATCAATTTGTCCAAGTCAGAGCTATGTGTATCAGACATTAAAACAGAGAACTTCTTTCTGTACCGTTTGACCTGCTTTGTCATGTTTTTCCTTGATTGCCGCATATTTTTCAATCGCTTACTTTGGCTCTTTGGACTGAGGCAAGAGAAGCGAACTTTGGATGACACAGATTGTCTGCTCCTTACGTCTTCTTCAGTCAGAGACTTCTTTTGGTTTAAGCGTTCTGAcagtttttgttctgttttgtagCAACATTGACACTTTCTTCCACTCTCACATTGGCATTTTTTATCAATCGCGCGCAATTTCTTGACAAAACTCTGTGCCAAGGAAGGGTCTGTTCTTCTACTTCTGAGGACAGATAATCCTGCTGGCCAGTTATCCTAGTGTCCACTCCAGGACAAGGACGATTCTCGACGACTTCGTTTATTGCATTTCTCAGTTGTCCCGGCTGATTAATATTAATTGTGCCCCTTCTTACGAGCTCAAAGTGGTACACAAACAAACGATATTCACCATTTGCATCAACAACGAGTCTCACGTCGTCAAAAGGCACGTCGTCAGAGAGAGAGGCTTTCCGTTTCTTGACGACAACCAGGGATGGCTTTCCACTTCTTTCCACAACCTCGACACGAGCCTCTACTCTGGGATCCTGGAGATCTGACGCGATGGCTTCAAGAGATCTTAATTCGTTGCTCTTGGCAAGAATGTGTTCACGAAGGTTAAGCTTACCAACCTGCACATAATTGAAGTATATTGGgtgttaattaatttattttagtcCAGAAAGCCCGGGAAAGAGCGTGAAAACCGATGCCGTGAATTAAACTAAAAGCAACAAATTTAATTAATCGACTTGCGTACCACGTACCTGAAAGGGTTTCTCACTGTTCGTGTCATCCCAGAGTGTCTTAAACACCGTTTTCACTCTCTTTTGTTGTGTGGCTGAGCTGACTTCTTCCAAATTTAAATCATTTGCTCTTTTAACAGAGCTATCGACTTCCATATCAATTTATTCACGGCTGTTATCCCCTGGCATCACTGTACAAAATCGCAACTTTCGCCCGCCATTTTATTATCACGCCATTTGATTACGCAAGAGGACAACATCCACGCGAGAACCCACGAATTGTGCGTGAGTCCGCGCAGATATATGACGTCAGGATGGCGCAAtttgttctaaaaatagaaaaattgtcCCATATCATGGTTCCGCGCGGATCCCAATACTTACGGTCTCCATCCCCGATTATGGCTCCTGGTCCTACGGAATTTGACGAGGGCTTTCGCTATATTAGTGGACCCAAGTTCCTGTATGAATCAGCAGAGCTCTGGCCagaaaataaagtcaaagcACCCTGCGAGAACGATGacatcaaagaaaagaagaaggaaaGATGGGCTGGAGCATCTCAGGAAAACAAGGTCCTGTGTCCTTTCTAGCCTGACAGAAAGGAAGAAGTGGAAAGAGAAGAAACAGAACCTCAAAGAAGGAGATGTTGTCCTAGTTGCTGAGCCAAATTAGCCGTGAGGTGTATGGCCGTTGGACAGAATCGTGTCCACTCATCCTGGGCAGGATGGGTCAGTTCGGAGAGTATAAAAGGCCAATCACAAAACTTTGCTTTGTACAGGAGACGGAAGAGGAAAACTTAAAATCGTCTCGACAAACATTGTGTCTCGACTAGGGGCGGGGATGTGCCTCCTGCTTCCTGAACTTTCATTTCCGGTCGCGTTGCTATGATACCAATGACATCAGCCCATTGCTAGGGACCTCGTCTGCACGTGTAAAAGAGATGAGTTGAGTTCTTGTCAAAATGTGCGTGAGAAAGCGATATTGTTGAACATTCTGAATGTAAAATCGGAGAATAAAGTTGCACAAAACGAACCAGCAGAGTTTTATCGTCGCCCAGCAGCGACAACTGTAGTATGTGATACTATAACGCAAACTGAGGAGTTTGATTACATGTTTAAAACAGCAAAGCGATGACATGCCGGAGGATGATAAAGTCGCATTTCACACAGGACTACCAACGCTGAAGCTCCTAGATGCTCTCTATGGACATATTGCCCCTCGTATCACAAGACGGTCATTAACTCTTACAAATTATCAGGAACTTGTGATGGTCTTCATGAAGCTAAGACTTGATATACCGTACCATGACTTGGCCTACCCATCTCTACTGTATCAAGAATTTTTTCGTGTTGGTTGACAACCATGGACCTAAGGGTCTCACGTTTGATATAATGGCCAGAGAGGGTAGAGTTGTGGCGAACTATGCCCCAATGCTTCCAATATTCTTTTGGAAATAAGAAAACTGtaattataaatgaatgaaggggtcgtttctaaagaaactgtggtgttgcgtcggtggggaagtagtatacaaagtTGAGaatggccaccgtacagagattctaaaagctggcgtttcaagcgttagccctttgtcagagctcTGGctcttgaaacgtcagcttttagaatctctgtacggtggccaatttacattatcaactctgttgataaaaccaaatttttctaaACTGTAATTATAGACTGTGTTTAGTCTAGTAGGAAGGAGGGGTCCCAGTGCACCCGCATGATATACTCGGGTAATTTATATATTTGGAATCCTTAGAGGGGGTGAAAACGAATTTTGATGTTCCCAAGCCGAACTCTGGAGCAAACTCTGTTTAAGGGGTGTTTTTgattttaagtaaaaaaaaaccacagggTACCTGActctggatttttttttttaaacttgttatCTCCTCTGAAATTATCTAGAACTCCCCAAAAACAGCCATACACAAAGATGTTAGTGTGATATGCCCAGAAAGACATGTATTTGTTGTATACAACAGcttattttacatttttctcATCGTAAATGCACATGTTGCGTTTGCGAGTTCATTGATTTTGCGAGAATATGAGCTTTCCAATAAAAACTCTTTACATAAAAGGATTTTGAAGTAAGCGTGCTTCAATCATCCTCATCACAGTCGAAGATCTCGCTAAAGTCAAGTTCCTGGTATGTTTCTTCTTTAACGTCAGACTCTTCTTTGCTGGAAGGCTCAATCAGGTCAACAAGGGATGATGAGAGTATTGGTGAGCTGCTCCAGATTGGCTCCAAGGAGCCACTGTCATTCTTCTCCCATCCTTGCCCAGGGTCATGCAGCTTAGGTCTCCAGAAGATTGCTTGGCCAGCCCTCTTATAACAAGCAAGGCAGTGGTTTACCCACTGTATACAAGGCACCAGGTTGTCCCTGCAAGGGGGAAGCCTGGATAGGTCAACTTTTGACTTAGCGGTTAGTCCCGCGTCTTCCCCGACCATCTTCTTCAACATCAGGCTGCGCACAGTGTTAAGAGACTTCTCGCGGGCGTAACCATACATCAGGCACGTGAATGCCTCTAACTCGTCTATTATCTCAGCCCCAACACTCCTAGAAATGACAAAAGAACCAGTTTAATAAATATTGTGTGAGCTTTTACTCCTGCCTAGATTATTTcacctttttaaaaatataagatAACCAACACATAAATTAACCAAAATGTCACCTGAAGGTAGTGTTAAATGTTTGGTGATTATGGAGCTTCTTCAAAGATCCgacttttccttttcctttgaatGTGCTTGTTGCATCCTCTCCAGTGAAGATGTATAATCCAAGTATCGCAGTGCAGTATTCAGCCCCCTTTCTCTCTGCCAGCTCGCTCACGTTGATTAACATCGTGTGCTTCCCCATCCCAGTATCTAGTTAGATGGTTATCTGTAGGGTGTGTGCATGGTGAAGTAGAATGACTAAAATGTCGGTGTCCGGAGTCCGTACAACCGCTGACTTGTACCCCATCTGCGCAGCAAACTTCAGATAAAGCACGACACGAGTGTCAGTCTCCTCCTGATTAGATGTCAATTCATGGATCTCGTTTGCTGTCACCTGAAATGAGATGCAAGTATCAATTAATGATTGCCACATGTGTAAGTAAAAACGCATGCACAATTCTTACCTCGCCATcagttttttatatatatatatatgtttttattatcattatacatAAGATCTTTATTACCTTTACAATACGTACAAATAATACTTACAATA from Montipora foliosa isolate CH-2021 chromosome 7, ASM3666993v2, whole genome shotgun sequence includes the following:
- the LOC138009622 gene encoding uncharacterized protein; translated protein: MEVDSSVKRANDLNLEEVSSATQQKRVKTVFKTLWDDTNSEKPFQVGKLNLREHILAKSNELRSLEAIASDLQDPRVEARVEVVERSGKPSLVVVKKRKASLSDDVPFDDVRLVVDANGEYRLFVYHFELVRRGTININQPGQLRNAINEVVENRPCPGVDTRITGQQDYLSSEVEEQTLPWHRVLSRNCARLIKNANVRVEESVNVATKQNKNCQNA